The following coding sequences are from one Vicugna pacos chromosome 19, VicPac4, whole genome shotgun sequence window:
- the CSTF1 gene encoding cleavage stimulation factor subunit 1, which produces MYRTKVGLKDRQQLYKLIISQLLYDGYISIANGLINEIKPQSVCAPSEQLLHLIKLGMENDDTAVQYAIGRSDTVAPGTGIDLEFDADVQTMSPEASEYETCYVTSHKGPCRVATYSRDGQLIATGSADASIKILDTERMLAKSAMPIEVMMNETAQQNMENHPVIRTLYDHVDEVTCLAFHPTEQILASGSRDYTLKLFDYSKPSAKRAFKYIQEAEMLRSISFHPSGDFILVGTQHPTLRLYDINTFQCFVSCNPQDQHTDAICSVNYNPSANMYVTGSKDGCIKLWDGVSNRCITTFEKAHDGAEVCSAIFSKNSKYILSSGKDSVAKLWEISTGRTLVRYTGAGLSGRQVHRTQAVFNHTEDYVLLPDERTISLCCWDSRTAERRNLLSLGHNNIVRCIVHSPTNPGFMTCSDDFRARFWYRRSTTD; this is translated from the exons ATGTACAGAACCAAAGTGGGCTTGAAGGACCGCCAGCAGCTCTACAAGCTGATCATTAGCCAGCTGCTCTATGACGGCTACATCAGCATTGCTAACGGCCTCATCAACGAAATCAAGCCTCAGTCTGTCTGTGCACCGTCGGAGCAGCTCCTGCACCTCATCAAACTAG GAATGGAAAATGATGACACAGCAGTTCAGTATGCAATTGGTCGGTCAGACACAGTTGCCCCTGGCACAGGAATTGACCTGGAATTTGATGCAGATGTCCAGACTATGTCCCCAGAGGCTTCTGAGTATGAAACATGCTATGTCACATCCCATAAAGGACCGTGCCGTGTAGCTACCTATAGTAGAGATGGGCAGTTAATAGCCACTGGATCTGCTGACGCGTCCATAAAAATACTTGACACAGAAAGAATGCTGGCCAAAAGCGCCATGCCAATAGAG GTCATGATGAATGAGACTGCacagcagaatatggaaaaccaccCAGTGATTCGAACTCTTTATGACCACGTGGATGAGGTCACATGTCTCGCTTTCCACCCAACAGAACAGATCCTGGCCTCTGGTTCAAGGGATTATACTCTTAAATTATTTGATTATTCCAAACCATCTGCAAAAAGAGCCTTCAAATACATCCAG GAGGCTGAAATGTTACGCTCCATCTCTTTCCATCCTTCCGGAGACTTTATACTTGTTGGGACTCAGCATCCTACTCTTCGACTGTATGATATCAACACATTTCAGTGTTTTGTCTCTTGCAATCCTCAAGATCAACACACTGATGCCATATGTTCCGTCAATTACAATCCTAGTGCCAATATGTATGTGACTGGTAGCAAGGATGGCTGCATCAAATTATGGGATGGTGTTTCAAATCGATGCATCACAACTTTTGAGAAAGCACATGACGGTGCTGAAGTTTGTTCTGCCATTTTTTCCAAAAATTCTAAATACATTCTGTCAAGTGGAAAAGACTCTGTAGCTAAGCTTTGGGAGATATCAACAGGGAGAACGCTGGTCAGATACACAG GCGCTGGCTTGAGCGGGCGGCAGGTGCACCGGACGCAGGCTGTCTTCAACCACACGGAGGACTACGTGCTGCTGCCCGACGAGAGGACCATCAGTCTGTGCTGCTGGGACTCGCGGACGGCCGAGCGCCGGAACCTGCTCTCCCTGGGCCACAACAACATCGTGCGCTGCATCGTGCACTCGCCCACCAACCCCGGGTTCATGACGTGCAGCGACGACTTCAGAGCACGGTTTTGGTACCGGAGGTCAACCACGGACTAG